The Cyprinus carpio isolate SPL01 chromosome A5, ASM1834038v1, whole genome shotgun sequence genome has a segment encoding these proteins:
- the LOC109085500 gene encoding caspase recruitment domain-containing protein 9-like: MSDGPGAFEMEEDDECWARLEDYRMLLIKTIEPSRITPYLRQCKVLSSEDEEQIYNDPSLVIRRRKVGVLLDILQRTGLKGYEAFLESLELDYPDVYRKITGKEPARVFSVLIDTAGECGLTQFLMSEVSRLQKLAQDERRKRLEVSAQAAEQLDAIRQLQLCESELHKQKDRVQRTREERERMCEEARKLRDENYRLMHDLTRLSEEKSCALMCNRDLQLEIEKLKHSLMNAESDSKIQRKKTITLKNAMEQRPSPELIWQMQRENDLLTARIQELESASKVQTLEHEKLDSQSLEESKQQSQAQYEELVNDLYNLRRDLHDTEKLRDKYREAKDELELKCTMLKKDSKMYRDRMEDILKQLEEVIKERDKAICTREEYHLENSKNLQDKDQYRKQIREMGERYDELQVQLFRTQGEVLALHSKLRKQKNPIQVNSEESSLLSSFEMKSQTSEEESRERGEKDMSEESQSQTSGEYNYSKRMFSEEETSANCKLKGKCNFHYRRKRALRTKKFTDKESVQCILDNTTGSDTDGM; this comes from the exons ATGTCTGATGGTCCAGGGGCTTTTGAGATGGAGGAGGATGATGAGTGCTGGGCACGGCTGGAAGACTACAGAATGCTTCTTATCAAGACCATTGAGCCCTCAAGGATAACACCTTATCTGAGACAGTGTAAAGTGCTGAGCAGCGAGGATGAAGAACAGATCTACAACGACCCCAGTCTGGTTATCAGACGCCGAAAAGTTG GGGTGTTGCTGGACATATTACAAAGAACTGGCCTCAAAGGATATGAGGCATTTCTAGAGAGTTTGGAGCTAGACTACCCAGATGTATACCGCAAAATCACCGGCAAAGAGCCTGCTAGGGTCTTCTCCGTACTTATTG ACACTGCTGGTGAGTGTGGCCTCACTCAGTTCCTCATGAGCGAGGTCTCTCGCCTACAGAAGCTCGCACAAGACGAACGGAGGAAGCGACTCGAAGTGTCTGCGCAGGCGGCGGAGCAGCTAGACGCCATCCGCCAGCTGCAGCTGTGTGAGAGCGAGCTGCACAAACAGAAGGACCGCGTGCAGCGCACCCGAGAGGAGCGCGAGCGCATGTGCGAGGAAGCGCGTAAACTGAGAGACGAGAATTACCGATTGATGCACGATTTGACCCGACTAAGCGAGGAGAAGAGCTGCGCGCTCATGTGTAACAGAGACCTCCAGCTCGAG ATTGAGAAATTGAAACACAGTTTAATGAATGCAGAAAGTGACTCAAAGATCCAACGTAAAAAGACAATAACCTTGAAAAATGCCATGGAGCAGAGGCCAAGTCCAGAGTTGATCTGGCAGATGCAGAGAGAAAATGATCTCCTTACAGCTCGTATACAAGAGCTCGAAAGTGCTTCCAAG GTCCAAACTCTGGAGCACGAAAAGCTTGATTCACAGTCATTAGAGGAATCCAAGCAACAAAGTCAGGCACAATACGAGGAACTGGTGAATGATCTCTACAATCTAAGGAGAGACCTACATGACACAGAAAAGCTGCGTGACAAG TATCGAGAGGCAAAGGATGAGTTGGAACTGAAGTGCACAATGCTAAAAAAGGACTCCAAAATGTACCGTGACCGAATGGAAGACATTCTGAAGCAGCTGGAAGAGGTCATCAAAGAAAGAGACAAG GCTATTTGTACAAGAGAGGAGTACCATTTGGAGAACTCAAAAAATCTCCAAGACAAAGACCAGTACCGCAAACAGATCCGGGAGATGGGCGAGCGTTATGATGAACTTCAAGTCCAGTTGTTTCGAACTCAAGGAGAAGTTCTTGCTCTCCATTCAAAGCTTCGCAAACAGAAAAACCCAATTCAAGTG AACTCAGAAGAAAGCTCCTTGCTGAGTTCATTTGAg ATGAAAAGTCAGACTAGCGAGGAGGAGTCCAGGGAAAGGGGTGAAAAGG ATATGAGTGAAGAGTCACAGAGCCAAACATCTGGCGAGTACAAT TATTCCAAGAGAATGTTCTCTGAGGAGGAGACATCAGCTAACTGCAAACTTAAAGGAAAATGCAACTTTCATTATAGGAG GAAACGTGCTTTAAGAACCAAAAAATTCACAGACAAAGAGAGTGTGCAGTGCATCCTGGACAACACTACTGGGAGTGATACAGATGGGATGTGA
- the LOC109085495 gene encoding snRNA-activating protein complex subunit 4-like produces the protein MESNELLEKRDQIQREILALESTLGADSSIIDLLPSDSSSDDDESDDSGPEVKGVERDDLEAERLRIQREIEELENTLGASVLEESKHDTDSSYVDSDDDELDLPQNVETCLQMNLVYQEVLKEKLAELEQLLNENQQQQKEIEAQISSTSSFSLPGIPPQKQFLGYFMKPYFKDKLTGLGPPANEETKAKLSHGTRPIEELKIKRWDGWQKTLLTNAVAKDTMKRMLQPKLSKLDYLSAKMSRADEEGKEELKKQIDLIEKEIVEISALKDDQLLGNRHDDHDWEKISNIDFEALRQAEDLKRFWQNYLHPSIDKSVWKKDEIDKLKGIVEEYNCCHWDKIAEALGTNRTAFMCFQTYQRYISKTFRRREWTKEEDEILRKLVEKMRTGNFIPYIQMSYFMEGRDGSQLAYRWTSVLNPSLKKGPWSKEEDQLLRNAVAKYGIKEWGKIRLEVPGRLDSACRDRYLDCLQENVKKGPWSEEEVELLKEKVKKYGVGKWSKIASEIPTRIDCQCLSKWKLLTQASKSKEHQSKGIKRKRTTVPQKRKRQKVLKSNIKQEMITSSEDENQINNMDSDVESDVPKDLEIPQNREIPGKDYVQPDMKEWIPLNANTVVHSVGTVRTVWVCPPTIEDELDESTTKSVFSRIRSEKSRCPKVMLSFVRNTVLNHFGNLERTYVGLKPTVLQSQTDNEKAMLKVSLSDIKHFLQWKGASVINKEKTTSPINIKKKRPARDMASLINELLKVITPWIGNVILPAPANENTFCKGDIVGMKAADITLPETSVLSFFLKAIQIDIKGCKNVFEIQQKIDIKKPIAQSKPRTVSAILKEAKQKAEHKKPAEPPQHLPLQPVLLNPPQQPVRQMTTPALIHPKTLVITQPNKQMAVQPLMLTKQKISQLPQSPAQAISQIPLPLIQQTAPDQPVMASTPKSPSVEDSNSVNSTKHIHKPTEEVQALMEKAKGSKKKLLKQNHGKQNVVFQAITLQTQPVNWILAPTNLVQVTGPRSANIPSNQTLTVPNISPMNNSIRPCISTNLYPSSSAFVVAASSVNPALICSSVSNASRDTLKTSSSVNIQMPLSPTSTLVQSKSVLHSVQMLSPMPKEDQKGSHIEAMKNSSDSSSDESSVRKYQTSTSTDSRVSPAVFSVLPVPLTVAPTASAPVASKPANNVAVAKSPGVNENGCVPVRTIQLPNVIQQKSLPNTILSPLSTSRRPLRPIAPSPQFIAQYPHIVAPLAQIVAPLAQIVAPSPQIVAPSEVPQIITSSEPLIPLPDIPSDVVSFNPHLIFPEQSSEVDDWMNGKGGIPLPHLELSLPYLPPSAASIKTLTSLLKVKQSLLAAAVNILPDEYQNHKEEEDQVAAIRKMIAERFASNPAYLLLKARFLSCFILPALLATINPSEKCQLPTDNNGDDAEVLYLQKREKRIQPPATRTELNTNENEASAKHFSGIRTKRKGVDVELHKIHQLNKCQ, from the exons ATGGAATCGAATGAGTTACTTGAGAAAAGGGATCAAATCCAGAGGGAGATTTTGGCTCTTGAGAGTACTCTGGGTGCAGACAGCAGCATTATAGACCTTCTCCCATCTGACAGCAGCAGTGATG ATGATGAATCTGATGACAGTGGACCTGAAGTTAAAGGAGTG GAGCGTGATGACTTGGAGGCAGAGCGCCTGCGGATACAGAGGGAGATTGAAGAGTTAGAGAATACACTTGGTGCTAGTGTATTGGAAG AGAGTAAACATGACACTGATTCT AGTTATGTAGACAGTGATGACGATGAGTTGGATCTTCCTCAAAATGTGGAGACTTGCCTTCAGATGAATTTGGTCTATCAGGAGGTGTTGAAAGAGAAGCTAGCTGAGCTGGAACAACTCCTCAATGAGAATCAGCAGCAGCAG AAAGAGATTGAGGCCCAGATCTCAAGCACTTCTAGCTTCTCCTTACCAGGAATTCCCCCTCAGAAACAATTTCTTGGATACTTCATGAAGCCTTACTTCAAAGACAAACTCACCGGTCTG GGCCCTCCAGCAAACGAAGAAACCAAAGCAAAGCTGAGTCATGGTACCAGACCCATTGAAGagctgaaaataaaaagat GGGATGGTTGGCAGAAAACATTGCTGACCAATGCAGTCGCCAAAGACACTATGAAACGGATGCTACAACCCAAATTATCCAA GCTGGACTATCTGAGTGCCAAGATGTCTAGAGCTGATGAAGAGGGAAAAGAagaactgaaaaaacaaatagaTTTAATTGAGAAAGAAATTGTAGAAATAAG TGCCCTGAAAGACGATCAGCTACTGGGTAATCGCCATGACGATCATGACTGGGagaaaatatcaaatattgaC TTTGAAGCGTTGCGACAGGCTGAGGATTTGAAAAGGTTCTGGCAGAACTATTTACACCCCTCCATTGACAAGTCAGTATGGAAAAAGGACGAGATTGATAAACTGAAAGGAATTGTAGAAGAGTACAATTGCTGCCATTGGGACAAAATCGCAGAGGCTCTTGGG acaAACCGAACGGCTTTCATGTGCTTCCAGACTTACCAGCGCTACATTTCAAAGACCTTCAGAAGGAGAGAGTGGACAAAAGAGGAAGATGAGATCCTTAGAAAACTGGTTGAAAAAATGAGAACTGGCAACTTCATTCCTTACATACAGA TGTCATACTTCATGGAGGGCCGTGATGGATCACAGCTGGCATATCGCTGGACGTCTGTTTTGAATCCTTCTTTAAAGAAAGGCCCCTGGTCCAAAGAGGAGGACCAG TTGTTGAGGAATGCGGTCGCAAAATATGGCATCAAAGAATGGGGGAAAATCAGATTGGAAGTGCCAGGCAGGCTTGACAGTGCTTGTCGTGACAG GTATTTGGATTGTCTTCAGGAAAATGTGAAAAAGGGGCCTTGGAGCGAAGAGGAGGTGGAACTACTAAAAGAAAAGGTTAAGAAATATGGTGTTG GCAAGTGGAGTAAGATTGCCTCAGAGATCCCAACCCGGATTGACTGCCAATGCCTAAGCAAGTGGAAATTACTAACACAAGCT agTAAGAGTAAAGAGCATCAGAGTAaaggcataaaaagaaaaaggacaacagtgccacaaaaaagaaaaagacaaaaagtattGAAAAGCAACATTAAACAAGAGATGATCACCAGCTCCGAGGACGAAAACCAGATAAATAATATGGACAGTGATGTTGAATCAGATGTTCCCAAAGATCTGGAAATACCTCAAAATCGGGAAATACCAGGAAAGGACTACGTACAGCCAGATATGAAGGAATGGATACCTTTAAATGCAAACACAGTGGTTCATTCTGTAGGAACTGTCAGGACTGTGTGGGTCTGTCCTCCTACCATCGAGGATGAGCTAGATGAATCCACTACAAAATCTGTCTTCAGCCGCATTCGATCAGAGAAGAGCAGATGTCCAAAAGTCATGCTCAGTTTCGTGCGCAATACTGTCCTGAACCACTTTGGAAACCTGGAAAGAACTTATGTAGGTTTAAAACCTACTGTCTTGCAGAGTCAG ACCGACAATGAGAAAGCCATGCTCAAGGTGTCTCTGAGTGATATTAAACACTTCCTACAGTGGAAGGGAGCATCTGTTATTAATAAG GAGAAAACGACAAGTccaataaatataaagaaaaaaaggccGGCTCGGGACATGGCTAGCCTTATCAATGAACTCCTTAAAGTCATCACCCCATGGATTGGTAATGTGATCCTGCCTGCTCCAGcgaatgaaaatacattttgcaaag GTGATATTGTTGGAATGAAAGCAGCAGACATCACTCTTCCAGAAACATCAGTGTTGTCATTTTTCCTCAAA GCTATTCAAATAGATATCAAGGGTTGCAAGAATGTCTTTGAAATTCAGCAAAAGATCGACATTAAG AAGCCAATCGCTCAATCTAAACCGAGAACAG TGTCAGCGATTCTTAAGGAGGCAAAACAGAAAGCCGAGCACAAGAAACCTGCAGAACCTCCTCAACATCTGCCCCTGCAGCCGGTTCTTCTTAACCCTCCCCAGCAGCCAGTCAGGCAGATGACAACCCCTGCTTTGATCCATCCCAAAACTCTTGTTATTACACAGCCAAACAAGCAGATGGCAGTGCAGCCTTTAATGCTTACGAAACAGAAAATCTCTCAACTACCACAGTCACCAGCACAAGCTATATCACAGATTCCTCTACCACTAATACAGCAGACAGCACCTGACCAACCTGTCATGGCCTCAACCCCCAAATCACCAAGTGTAGAGGACTCAAACAGCGTCAACTCTACAAAACACATCCACAAACCTACTGAGGAAGTCCAAGCCCTAATGGAAAAAGCTAAAGGTAGTAAAAAAAAGTTGCTGAAACAAAACCACGGCAAACAGAATGTTGTTTTTCAGGCTATTACATTGCAGACGCAGCCAGTCAACTGGATTCTTGCCCCCACCAATTTGGTACAAGTAACCGGTCCACGTTCTGCTAATATCCCAAGCAACCAGACACTAACTGTGCCAAACATTTCCCCCATGAATAACAGTATTCGTCCATGTATCTCAACCAATCTATACCCATCATCATCTGCCTTTGTTGTTGCTGCTTCCTCTGTCAATCCTGCCCTTATATGTTCTTCAGTCTCTAATGCCTCCAGAGATACCCTAAAGACTTCCTCCTCTGTGAACATCCAGATGCCTCTTTCACCTACTTCGACATTAGTACAGAGCAAAAGTGTGCTACATAGTGTTCAGATGTTATCTCCAATGCCTAAAGAGGACCAGAAAGGTTCACACATTGAAGCTATGAAGAACTCCTCAGACTCCTCTTCTGACGAATCCAGTGTAAGGAAATATCAGACATCTACATCAACTGATTCCAGAGTATCTCCTGCTGTTTTCAGTGTTCTTCCAGTTCCCTTGACTGTGGCCCCTACGGCTAGTGCACCAGTCGCATCCAAGCCAGCAAATAATGTTGCAGTGGCAAAGTCTCCTGGTGTCAATGAAAATGGCTGCGTTCCTGTAAGAACTATTCAGCTGCCAAACGTCATCCAACAAAAAAGTTTGCCAAACACAATATTGAGCCCCCTTTCTACTTCTAGAAGACCGCTCCGACCAATTGCTCCTTCACCTCAGTTTATAGCTCAATATCCTCATATTGTGGCTCCATTAGCTCAGATTGTGGCTCCATTAGCTCAGATTGTGGCTCCATCACCTCAGATTGTGGCTCCATCAGAAGTACCTCAAATCATAACATCAAGTGAACCATTGATCCCTCTTCCTGATATTCCCTCTGATGTTGTTAGCTTTAATCCCCACTTGATATTCCCTGAGCAGTCATCTGAAGTAGATGACTGGATGAATGGAAAAGGTGGAATTCCACTACCTCATTTAGAGCTGTCTTTGCCTTACCTTCCACCGTCTGCCGCCAGCATCAAAACACTGACTTCTTTGCTCAAAGTTAAACAGTCTTTGCTTGCAGCTGCAGTGAATATCCTGCCAGATGAATATCAAAATCACAAAGAGGAAGAAGATCAAGTAGCTGCCATCCGCAAAATGATTGCTGAAAGGTTTGCCTCAAATCCAGCGTACCTGCTTTTGAAGGCTCGTTTCTTGTCATGCTTTATCTTACCAGCCCTTTTGGCCACTATAAACCCTTCTGAGAAATGTCAGTTGCCCACAGATAACAATGGTGATGATGCTGAGGTCTTGTAtttacaaaagagagaaaaaaggattCAGCCACCAGCTACA AGGACTGAGCTTAACACAAATGAAAACGAAGCATCAGCAAAACATTTCTCAGGAATCAGGACAAAAAGGAAAGGAGTCGATGTTGAGTTACATAAGATTCATCAGCTGAATAAATGCCAGTAG